The DNA window ATACCAAGGGTGAACTTCAACGACTCCATCCGATGCCCTGCCTTCCTGAGTACGTTTCATATCGCCTGGCCACTGGGCAGATCTCTCGATGCCCGGCCGCGAGTAGGTTTCTTGTCGACCGGGCCCCGAGAAAACCGCGCGTCAGCGCGGTTTCTCCGCGCCAACAACCCACATGGCGAAGTACTGCGAGCCACCGCCGTACGCGTGCCCGAGTGCCTTCTTGGCGTTCGCGACCTGGTAGTCGCCGGCCCGGCCCATGACCTGTTTGGCGGCCTCGGCGAACCGGATGAGGCCGGAAGCGCCGATCGGGTTCGAGGAGAGCACGCCGCCGGACGGGTTGACCGGTAGGGTGCCGCCGATCTCGGTCTCGCCCTTATCGGTGAGCTTCCAGCCGTCGCCCGGTGGGACGAAGCCCAGGTTCTCCAGCCACATCGGCTCGAACCAGGAGAACGGCACGTAGATCTCGGCCACGTCGATCTCGTTGAGCGGATCGGTGATTCCGGCGGTCTGCCACAGCGCCGCGGCCGCATCCTGTCCGGCTTGCGGATTGACCTGATCGCGTCCGGCGAAGGTGGTCGGCTCGGTGCGCATCGCGGTGCCGTGCACCCAGGCGACCTTCTTGCCGGTGGCCTCGACGGCATTCGCCGCGTCCTCGTCACCGATCACCACGGCGCAGGCACCGTCCGAGGACGGGCAGGTCTCGTCGAATCGGATGGGATCCCACAGCATCTGGGAGGAAAGCACCTTCTCCAGCGTGATATCGGGCTGGTGCAGGTGTGCGAGGGGATTCTTCGCGCCGTTGCGGCGATCCTTCACCGCGACCATCGCCCCGATATGACTCGGCGCGTTCGACCGGCGAATGTAGGAACGCACGTGCGGGGCGAAGTAGCCGCCCGCGCCCGCGCCGACCGGCATGGTGAAGGGCACCGGAAAGGACAACGCCCACATGGCATTCGATTCCGACTGCTTCTCCCAGGCGATGGCGAGCACCCGCTTGTGCACCCCGGCCTGCACCAGATTGGTGGCGACGATACCGGTAGAGCCGCCGACGGATCCGGCGGTGTGCACCCGCAGCAGCGGTTTTCCGGTGGCGCCCAACGCATCCGCCAGATACAGCTCGGGCATCATGACGCCCTCGAAGAAGTCCGGCGCCTTGCCGACCACCACCGCATCGATATCGGCGATGGTGAGCCCGGCATCGTCGAGTGCACGATCGATCGCCTCGCGGCACATGCCCGCCATGGACACATCGGTACGTTTTGTCACGTGATGGGTTTGTCCGGTGCCGAGCACCGCAGCTGGAAAACGCCCACCCGTCGCCCGACCGCCACCCCTCATCGAATCGCTACGCGATACTGAATTCATCGGGCCTCCGAATCCAAAACGGCTACCAGGTTCTGCTGCAGGGCCGGGCCGCTGCTGGCATGGGCGAGCGCCCGATTCGCGGTGCCCGCCATGATCGCCTCGGCCGCGCAGCCGATGCGCTCCAGGCCCGCCGCGAACATCGGATTGGCGGCGAGTGCGCCGCCCGACGGATTCACCTTGGTCTCGGGCCGCAACCCGATCGCCTCGGCGAGGATCAGCTGCTGATGGCTGAACTGCGCATGCAGTTCGGCGATATCGAAGCCACTGGTATCGCCGCCGGTAACCGACTGTGCCGCCGCCGAAGTCGATGGCGAGACGGTCAGATCGCGGGCGCCGAGGTTGGGCGTGTCCACCCGGTGCGCCATACCCGTGATCCAGGCCGGGCGCTCACAGAGTTCCCGCGCCCGATCGCCGACCGCGAGCACGATGGCGGCCGCGCCGTCGGTGATCGGCGCGACATCGTGCGCGCGCAATGGATCGGCGATATACGGTGTGGCGAGCAGGCTTTCGACATCGCCGGAGTCACCGGCGGCGACCGCGGCCATATCGCGTTCGGTCCATCGACCCGCGTCGAGTCCGGCCCGCGCCTGCAGGCCCGCGATCGAGAGCGAGTCCGGCCACAGCGGAGTGACCAGATAGGGGTCGAGTTGCATGGTCAGGACCTGGCGCAAGGTGCCGGCCGAGGACTTGCCGAAGCCGTAGACCAGTGCGGTCTTCGCCTGTCCCGACGTGAGTTTCACGAACGCCTCATACAGCGCCCAGGCAGCGTCCATCTCGACATGCGATTCGTTGATCGGCGGTACCGCGCCGATGGCGTCGATTGCCGAGATGAACGAGAAGGCCCGGCCCGCAAGGTAATCCGAGGAACCGGAGCACCAGAAGTCGATATCGGATTTGGTGATGCCGAGTCGGGTGTAGAGCTGCTGGAAGATGGGCACCAGCATCTCGACACCGTTGGTGGTGCCGAAGGTCTCCGGCACATGCGGCGCGTGGGCGAATCCCACGACCGCGATGTCGGTGTTGTTCGTCAACATGGCCTCTCAGAGGTGGTGCTTGTAGGTGTCGTAGTCGGCATCCGGCTCGCCGGTGGGACGGAAGTGGTCCACATTGCTGAGCGCGTAGCTCCACTCCTCGCGCGGCTTCCACACCGCCTCCACCCGCATGCCCATCCGCACCTCGCTGGCCTCGCAGCCGAGCACCAGGTGCAGCACCGGGATATCGGCGCCGTCGAGCAGCACATAGGCCGCGACGTACGGCGGCTTGATCCGCTGGCCCATGAACGGCACATTCACGATGCAGAAGGTGGTCACGATGCCGCGGTCGGGCAGTTCGACGATTTCGTCGGTCGGCCTGCCGTCGGTCGGATTGGCGCCGCGCGGTGGGAAGTACACCTTGCCCGCGGCGTCCGTGCGCCCGCCGAGCAGCTTGCCCTCGGCCAGGCCGCGCAGGTAGATGGTCTCCTGCGGGGAGGCGCTGTGCATGTAGTTCAGGTCGACCGGTGTGGTGATCACCGTGATCGGCTCGCCGTCTTCGGTGGATTCCGCTGGTGCGGTGGAGGTTTCGCCGGGTTCGAAGCAGGCGATGTCCTTGATGCTGCCGATGGTCTCGGCGGCCCACCGGGCGACCACCCGCTGTCCGGTGTGGATGTCCTCGGGCGCGGCGACGTCGACGGCGTGCAGCAGTGTGGTGTCCGCACCGTCGAGCTTGATCAGCGCCCAGGCGAACGGGCGGTCGAAGGGCTGGCCGGGCAGCGGATCGCGGACCCAGGTCCAGGACTGGACCGTGCCGGTATCGGCCACGGCGACGAACTCGGTCAGCGGTGCGGAGGTGACCGGATCGTATTCCGGCGGCGGCACCAGCACCCGCCCGTCCGAGCCGCGCACGCCGACGATCTTGCGGGCCCGCAGCTTGGTCAGGAAGGTGCCGATGGTCGGTCCGACCGACCGCGTGTAGTCGAATTGCACCCGCAGGGGTGCACTGAGTACATCTGGCGCGGTGTTCAAATCCGAGCCTCTCTCATCCGCGATTGTGCCGGATGCGGTATTCCCCTGAGTCACATCATCGAGTAGAACAGGTTCTTATTCTGGTGGCAAGAAGTGCTGGCTATTTCGAGCGACCTGCAAGCAGTCGCTAGCGGATCGTTTCGAGCGACCTGCAAGCAGTCGCTAGCGATGGAAGGAGTCGACCATGAAGTTCGGATTGCAACTCGGGTACTGGATGGCGCAGCCGCCGAAAAACGCCGGTGAGTTGGTGGTGGCCGCCGAGGCGGCCGGGTTCGACGCCGTGTTCGCCGCCGAATCGTGGGGATCGGATGCCTTCGGGCCGCTGATGTGGTGGGGCTCGTCCACGCAGCGGGTCCGGCTCGGCACATCTGTGGTGCAGATGTCGGCGCGCACGCCCGCCGCTACCGCCATGCACGCGCTGACGCTGGACCACCTCAGCGGCGGGCGGGCCATCCTCGGTCTCGGTGTCTCCGGGCCGCAGGTGGTGGAGGGCTGGTACGGGCAGCCGTTCGCCAAGCCATTGCAGCGCACCCGCGAGTACGTCGGCATCATTCGCCGCATCCTGGAGCGGCAGGCGCCGGTCACCAATGACGGCCCGCAATATCCGCTGCCCTACACCGGCCCGGGATCGACCGGGCTCGGCAAGCCGCTCAAACCGATCGTGCATCCGCTACGAGCGGATTTGCCGATCTGGCTCGGGGCGGAGGGTCCGAAGAACGTGGCGTTGACGGCCGAGATCGCCGACGGCTGGCTCGCGATCTACTACGCGCCCCGGTTGGCCGGGATGTACAACGACTGGCTCGACGAGGGCTTCGCCAGGGCGGGCGCGCGGCGTTCGCGGGCGGATTTCGAGATCGCGGCCAGCTGCCAGGTGGTGATCACCGACGATCCCAAGGGCGAGCTGGAGCGGATGCGCTGGATCATGGCGCTCTACATCGGCGGCATGGGTGCGCCTGAGTTGAACTTCCACGCGCAGGTTTACCGGCGGATGGGCTACGAGCGCGAGGTCGACGAGATCGGCAGACTGTTCCAATCCGGTAAGAAGGCCGAGGCGGCCGCGCTGGTACCGGATGAGCTGATTCTGGATACCTCGATCATCGGCGACGAGGAGTATGTGCGTAAGCAACTCGGCGTGTGGGAAGCCGCCGGGGTGACCGAGATGCTGGTGTCTGTTCCAGATATCGAGCAATTGCATCGGTTCGCACCCCTTGTACAGATGTAGAACACGTTCTAGATTCGTAGGGTGACGACGCAGGAGTCAGTAGAAATTCTCGGTCTGTGGAACATCGCGAACGCGGAGCCCGATCGGATCGCGATGGTCGATCCATTGGGCCGCGAGGTGAGTTATCGCGAATTGGCCACGCTCGCAAACCGTTACGGCACCGGCCTGCGGGCGCTCGGCCTGCAACCCGGCGACGTGCTGGTCACCATGGTGCACAACTGTGTCGAGGCGGTCGCCGCCTACTTCGCGGCCTATCAGGCCGGGCTGTACATCGTCGCGGTGAACTGGCACCTGACCGGCCCGGAGGTCGCCTATATCCTCGCCGACAGCGAGGCGAAGGCCTTCTTCGCGAGCGACCGTTTCGCCGCCGCCGCGATCGCCGCGGCGGACGAGGCCGGGCTACCTGCCACAGCGCGTTTCGCGGTCGGCGAGATCGACGGCTTCAAGTCGGTGGCCTGGCTGGGCGCGGCCGACACCGGTCGGCCCGACAATCGGACTACGGGTGCGCCGATGCTCTACACCTCGGGAACCACGGGGCGGCCCAAGGGCGTTCGGCGTCCGCTCACCGGCACCGACCCGGATGTCGTTCCCGCGTACTCGTCCGCGTTCTTCGGACTGTTCGAGCTGAAGCCCTACGACGAGCACGTGCACATCTGCGGTTCGCCGCTGTATCACACGGCCGTGCTGAACTTCGCCACCATCTCGATCCAGTTGGGCCACAAGCTCGTTCTGATGGATCGCTGGGAGGCCGAAGAGATGCTGCGGTTGATCGAGAAGCATCGGGTGACGCACAGTCACATGGTGCCGACCCAGTTCCATCGGCTGCTCGCACTGCCCGAAGCGGTGCGCGCCAAGTACGACGTGTCCTCGCTGCGCAGCATGGTGCACGGCGCGGCGCCGTGCCCGGCCGAGACCAAGCGGCAGATGCTGCAGTGGTGGGGTCCGACGGTGACCGAGTACTACGCGGCGACCGAGGGTGGCGGCACGGTGATCAACGGCACCGACTGGCTGCGCAAGCCGGGTTCGGTCGGCAGGGCCTGGCCGTGGTCGGTGATCAAGGTGCTCAGCGAGGAAGACGGTTCCGAACTGCCCGCGGGCGAACCTGGTCTGGTCTACATGCGCATGGGCACGTCGAGCTTCGAGTACCACCACGCCAAGGAGAAGACCGAAGAGTCAAGGGTCGGTGACCTTTTCACGGTCGGCGATATCGGCCACCTCGATGAGGAAGGCTACCTCTACCTGCACGACCGCCGCTCCGACCTGATCCTGTCCGGCGGT is part of the Nocardia sp. NBC_00565 genome and encodes:
- a CDS encoding LLM class F420-dependent oxidoreductase, translating into MKFGLQLGYWMAQPPKNAGELVVAAEAAGFDAVFAAESWGSDAFGPLMWWGSSTQRVRLGTSVVQMSARTPAATAMHALTLDHLSGGRAILGLGVSGPQVVEGWYGQPFAKPLQRTREYVGIIRRILERQAPVTNDGPQYPLPYTGPGSTGLGKPLKPIVHPLRADLPIWLGAEGPKNVALTAEIADGWLAIYYAPRLAGMYNDWLDEGFARAGARRSRADFEIAASCQVVITDDPKGELERMRWIMALYIGGMGAPELNFHAQVYRRMGYEREVDEIGRLFQSGKKAEAAALVPDELILDTSIIGDEEYVRKQLGVWEAAGVTEMLVSVPDIEQLHRFAPLVQM
- a CDS encoding acyl-CoA synthetase — translated: MTTQESVEILGLWNIANAEPDRIAMVDPLGREVSYRELATLANRYGTGLRALGLQPGDVLVTMVHNCVEAVAAYFAAYQAGLYIVAVNWHLTGPEVAYILADSEAKAFFASDRFAAAAIAAADEAGLPATARFAVGEIDGFKSVAWLGAADTGRPDNRTTGAPMLYTSGTTGRPKGVRRPLTGTDPDVVPAYSSAFFGLFELKPYDEHVHICGSPLYHTAVLNFATISIQLGHKLVLMDRWEAEEMLRLIEKHRVTHSHMVPTQFHRLLALPEAVRAKYDVSSLRSMVHGAAPCPAETKRQMLQWWGPTVTEYYAATEGGGTVINGTDWLRKPGSVGRAWPWSVIKVLSEEDGSELPAGEPGLVYMRMGTSSFEYHHAKEKTEESRVGDLFTVGDIGHLDEEGYLYLHDRRSDLILSGGVNIYPAEIETVLITHPKVEDVAVFGLPHPDWGQEVKAVVQPVAGIEGNDELTAELMSFAATQLAKYKMPRSIDYMDELPRDPNGKLYKRKIRDRYIPA
- a CDS encoding thiolase domain-containing protein — encoded protein: MRGGGRATGGRFPAAVLGTGQTHHVTKRTDVSMAGMCREAIDRALDDAGLTIADIDAVVVGKAPDFFEGVMMPELYLADALGATGKPLLRVHTAGSVGGSTGIVATNLVQAGVHKRVLAIAWEKQSESNAMWALSFPVPFTMPVGAGAGGYFAPHVRSYIRRSNAPSHIGAMVAVKDRRNGAKNPLAHLHQPDITLEKVLSSQMLWDPIRFDETCPSSDGACAVVIGDEDAANAVEATGKKVAWVHGTAMRTEPTTFAGRDQVNPQAGQDAAAALWQTAGITDPLNEIDVAEIYVPFSWFEPMWLENLGFVPPGDGWKLTDKGETEIGGTLPVNPSGGVLSSNPIGASGLIRFAEAAKQVMGRAGDYQVANAKKALGHAYGGGSQYFAMWVVGAEKPR
- a CDS encoding thiolase domain-containing protein; this encodes MLTNNTDIAVVGFAHAPHVPETFGTTNGVEMLVPIFQQLYTRLGITKSDIDFWCSGSSDYLAGRAFSFISAIDAIGAVPPINESHVEMDAAWALYEAFVKLTSGQAKTALVYGFGKSSAGTLRQVLTMQLDPYLVTPLWPDSLSIAGLQARAGLDAGRWTERDMAAVAAGDSGDVESLLATPYIADPLRAHDVAPITDGAAAIVLAVGDRARELCERPAWITGMAHRVDTPNLGARDLTVSPSTSAAAQSVTGGDTSGFDIAELHAQFSHQQLILAEAIGLRPETKVNPSGGALAANPMFAAGLERIGCAAEAIMAGTANRALAHASSGPALQQNLVAVLDSEAR
- a CDS encoding Zn-ribbon domain-containing OB-fold protein, producing the protein MNTAPDVLSAPLRVQFDYTRSVGPTIGTFLTKLRARKIVGVRGSDGRVLVPPPEYDPVTSAPLTEFVAVADTGTVQSWTWVRDPLPGQPFDRPFAWALIKLDGADTTLLHAVDVAAPEDIHTGQRVVARWAAETIGSIKDIACFEPGETSTAPAESTEDGEPITVITTPVDLNYMHSASPQETIYLRGLAEGKLLGGRTDAAGKVYFPPRGANPTDGRPTDEIVELPDRGIVTTFCIVNVPFMGQRIKPPYVAAYVLLDGADIPVLHLVLGCEASEVRMGMRVEAVWKPREEWSYALSNVDHFRPTGEPDADYDTYKHHL